One segment of Ricinus communis isolate WT05 ecotype wild-type chromosome 8, ASM1957865v1, whole genome shotgun sequence DNA contains the following:
- the LOC8284355 gene encoding protein DETOXIFICATION 46, chloroplastic codes for MSLSLSTSSISFLQNPNLKRIIAPRTSVLFKNPPQNLSLLSSGISSSRSHYSYYYYYNKGFATSCIGTSGQEVILDDDPEPSVGECDDGLASGPHEQEEEVQETVVTSKREELASQSIWKQIKEIMMFSGPATGLWICGPLMSLISTAVIGQGSSTELAALGPGTVFCDNMNLLFMFLSIATSNMVATSLAKRDKNEVQHQISVLLFVGLICGISMLLFTQFLGSWALTGFAGPKNAHLVPVASKYVQIRGLAWPAVLYGLVSQSSSLGMKDSMGPLKALVVASVVNALGHLVLCRFLGYGIAGAAWATMTSQVIAAYMMIEALNTKGYNAFAISIPSPKEFMQIFGIAAPVFVTMFSKVAFYALMTYCATAMGTFTVAAHQVMIQMYGMCVVCGEPLSQTAQSFMPELLYGVERSLEKARTLLKSLMIIGAILGVVIASVGAFIPWLLPNIFTRDLSVIQEMHKVLILFFVALSATPCTHSLEGTLLAGRDFKFISLSMSGCFSLGALLLLLVSSQGYGLQGCWCALVAFQWARFFFALRRLLSPKGMLSSAAVTEHRLGKLKAA; via the exons ATGTCTCTCTCATTATCGACATCCTCCATTTCATTTCTCCAAAACCCAAATCTCAAAAGAATAATCGCTCCACGCACTTCAGTTCTCTTTAAGAACCCACCGCAAAACCTgtctcttctttcttctggCATTTCATCTTCAAGAAGTCATTACtcctactactactactacaaCAAGGGGTTTGCTACTTCTTGCATTGGTACTTCTGGGCAAGAAGTAATTCTGGATGATGATCCTGAACCGAGTGTTGGTGAATGTGATGATGGTTTGGCTTCAGGGCCTCACGAGCAAGAGGAAGAGGTGCAAGAAACTGTTGTCACTTCAAAAAGAGAAGAGCTAGCGAGCCAGAGCATATGGAagcaaataaaggaaattaTGATGTTCTCGGGTCCGGCTACTGGGCTGTGGATCTGTGGTCCATTAATGAGTCTCATTTCAACTGCTGTTATCGGTCAGGGAAGCTCCACTGAGCTTGCTGCATTAG GTCCAGGGACAGTCTTTTGTGATAATATGAATCTGCTGTTCATGTTTCTCTCAATTGCTACTTCAAATATGGTTGCCACTTCACTTGCCAAAAGG GACAAAAATGAAGTGCAGCATCAGATATCAGTTCTGCTCTTTGTTGGATTGATTTGTGGCATCTCTATGCTCTTGTTTACACAATTCCTTGGTTCATGGGCACTAACTG GTTTTGCCGGCCCAAAGAATGCGCATCTTGTGCCTGTAGCTAGCAAATATGTTCAG ATTCGAGGCTTAGCATGGCCAGCAGTTCTCTACGGATTGGTTTCTCAAAGCTCAAG CCTTGGAATGAAAGATTCCATGGGACCTTTAAAGGCTTTGGTGGTTGCCAGCGTTGTAAATGCACTTGGTCATTTAGTCCTGTGTAGATTTCTAGGCTATGGTATTGCAGGAGCAGCATGGGCAACAATGACATCACAA GTAATTGCAGCTTATATGATGATTGAAGCTTTGAACACGAAAGGGTATAACGCTTTTGCTATCTCTATTCCATCACCAAAAGAATTTATGCAAATATTTGGCATAGCTGCTCCAGTTTTTGTAACAATGTTCTCAAAG GTGGCCTTCTATGCTCTCATGACGTATTGTGCAACAGCAATGGGCACATTCACTGTTGCTGCTCATCAG GTCATGATTCAAATGTATGGGATGTGTGTGGTCTGTGGTGAGCCTCTATCTCAAACTGCACAATCATTCATGCCCGAGTTACTCTATGGAGTTGAGAGAAGTTTAGAGAAG GCTCGAACGCTGCTAAAGTCACTTATGATTATTGGAGCTATACTTGGAGTGGTAatagcaagtgttggagcattTATACCTTGGTTGCTCCCCAATATTTTTACCCGCGATCTTAGTGTCATACAAGAG ATGCACAAAGtgttgattttgttttttgttgcATTATCTGCAACGCCCTGTACTCATAGCCTTGAAGGAACATTGCTG GCTGGACGAGATTTTAAGTTCATCAGCTTATCAATGAGTGGATGTTTTTCTCTTGGTGCTCTTCTGTTACTG CTTGTGAGCAGTCAAGGATATGGTCTGCAAGGCTGCTGGTGCGCACTTGTAGCATTCCAAtgg GCTCGATTCTTCTTTGCTCTCCGACGACTGCTGTCTCCAAAGGGCATGCTTAGCTCTGCAGCTGTAACTGAACACAGACTTGGGAAACTTAAAGCTGCTTAG